CATGATATTGATATCGCTActtatgatcttgtagaacaataatAATCGATTGTTTTGAgaatatcttaaaggaaaatgagacatatcattttttattattatgtgatatatttataaaaattagattatgatataagaataaaaaagatCTCTCAATGTTTTCATGAGTTAATTAAAAGTAACAAttttgaaaagtaatatgatataataaaagaagagttgaaaTCAATGATTAGAATGGTGTTTGAGAACTCATCATATTGCCAAATAACTATAAAAGAGTCCATTACGTAAACATGACTCAAAGGATAATATTGAACGATATAATGATcaaagttttactcataaagaatataTCGACCAAGATATCTTCTTTAGTTTTTTAAATgtactcgttaagaatcatcatgacattagtgactcattatgattttaagttacatcaaaaggaagtaaaaaaaaatttctgattAGGAATCTAGATTTATATATATTAACCTACACGAtttgaaaagaaaatgaaagaaatataaaatttaatatgtaAATTTAAGAAACCTATTTATGATCTTAAACAAGCTTCtaaacaatggtatataaagtttcttgataccattattttctttagatttaaaaaatatactattaatcaATATTTATATCTGAATATTAGTGggtgcaagtttattatattgatcttatatatgaataatattttatttactaGTAATGATCTTGGATTATTGTATTGaatcaaaaaaaatttcatcaagaATTTTCAATAATAGATCCCAACGATTATTAGGACTGTCttagaaattatatatattgatCGAGTCTTCGAGAGGTTTAGTATATAGTTTTATTCAACAAATGATAAAAGTAAAAATTttagtcaaaataaatattttttgaaaatgacttagaaaataattagataaaaaaatattctttatgtaTGCACAATTGTAAGTTTATTATGTGCTCAAGCCTATGCATCTTAGTTTTGTAGTTGAAATACTATATAGATACTATAGTTACATAGGAATGGAAATACTAAAAAActacaaagaaaataataaaatatttagaagaGATGAATTATATGCTTACATATATGAAATTAGATTAGCttgaaatgatggtatttttctagtgctgattttgtaaattacctCGAAAGTCCACTTTCTAATTTATATCTATATCAATttacaagaaaaaatataaagtaatatattattatattactaACAATAGAAGCTGATTTTATGGTATGCTTTGATGCTACTAATCAAactttatatgaatttttttcttaGAACTTAGTGTGGTCAGACTCAATTATTAAGTTACTGAAGATACTTTGTAATATATTGCAATAGCTTTCTTttttaagaatgacaagtactattatAGCGCTATTATGATATAAAGTATTTGATGGTTAGATAAAAGAGTATAGAAACAACTAATATTAATTAATAACTTGAGTTCTCCTATATTGATTACTAATTCGTTCATTTAGGATTTATAACATAAAGTAtttaaaagaatatattcttatgattAAGTTTGTGAGCAACTATTAAAAATATGGTGATGCATATTTGAGTgaacattataattgatattcctTACGTGCTTAAAGTTATTTATtgttgattttatatatatatatatatatatatatatatatatatatatatatatatatatatatatatatatatatatattatagttgaatatgaTGATAGGATTGTCtagataagataaattataaggaTCATTTTACATtacattaggaaagactaatagtGTTGTGATATATAGAAGAAAGTATGACATCGATGTCATATAATCACTATGACTCGCTTTGCTAGTaagacttaatataatattattattatatttatttgacttattaaatttttttaattcatgtatatataaataatttttaaaatttagaatctaattagataaaattatttttttaataaattttattttattttttattttgaatgctTTTGTATTTTactaattaatgggccaagtgaaagaatgttagattatatgacactatctaattagataagatatattatgaatatgattaaattttaattatgattatcgatcaatagaaaAGTTAAATTATGATAGAATTACTTAGGTGATGATCTTAATGGGAGGGAGTCTTCTAATTATTTATCTTGGACTCTTTATTCTcgcttatatatataaatagaaacTCGTAGGAACTATATACATAATAATTAAATACGGATATGTGGATATATAATATGATTGAGAAATTATAAatctatttttatttcattttagtTATGTAAACTAGAAATTAAATATCTTCTCTCATATACCTTTTGTCACTGAGCTATGTATGGCGAAATAGATGGGGCTGTGAACCATCAGAACCGTCGTTCTGAAAATGAACGCTCAGATCACAATTGTATTGGAACGACTCACGGTACCGTGTTCACGCAGTCCCAAACCTTCTCTTTATCTACTGCATCCTCGAATCCCAGACGATAGCGGATGGAAATAAAAAGCcaaagcagcagcagcggcgaacaCAAAGAAAAAGGCCAAGTGCATCATGAGGACTTCTACCCTTCTCTTCCTCCTGACTCCCCCACCACCACCCTCTCTCCCCTTCTTCGCAACCTCCACGCAGCGTCTCCTGTCCACAGTCCAGCTCCCACTTCTAGCCACCACCCGCTCCTCACCATGGCCCAACCCCAAGCATGCGGCAATAACGAAAACGGCGAGAGGCCGAAGACCCCTTACAGCGACCTCGgccgccgacgacgacgacgtgGAGGCTGGCGCTGGCGACGACTACGACATGGAGGACGACGAGGTAGAGGAGCTCGACAACAAGAAGGACTACGATGTCGAGTACGACCGCCTCCTAGGCTCCCCCATCTCCGCACCCgccactgccgctgccgccggCGCCGACTCATCGCCGGATGATATCGAGATGGTCACCAGCGAGAGTTTCGTGTCCACCCAGGGTTGGGGTTCCGACACCGTTGTCGACTACCGCATCAATGAAGAGGAATTCCACAAGATCCGCCTCCTTCACTGTGACTTCTTCATCCGGAAGCCTCCCGACCCCGATCACAACGTCTATGACTTTCGAGAGGTCTTCAGCCTTCCATCTTTCTCGTTTTAAAAATTCTATAGTGGCGTTCTCTTGTTACTCTGATGCAAATCTCGTTGTGGCATTTCAACAAGCAGATGTATGTTACTCCTCCCGACACGGATGTTTACTCGATTCCGAAGGTCCTTGCGCCGATGCCTCAGAAGGTATCCAAAAGAAAATTCACAactcttttttctttcctccttGATGTCATGTTCCTGGTGGAGAATTTGCTTGCTGCAATGTTTTGTTAGTATTATCGTGTTTAGTTCATGCTTGAGTTTTAAAGTGGGTGCTTTCTGCTGTTGACAAAATAATGTTGAAGGGATCATCCATAAGGGATGATTGCTTTGGTTCATCAAAATTGTACTTATTGTTAACTGCACTTTTCCATCTTTTCTTGCATTCGATAGTACATCCGTTGCTCCAAAACTAATTTTGGTTGCTACAACGTTATGGAGCCACCGATAGATGCACCTCGCGATCCATTATATAAAACTGAGCGGGAGATCCTGAAGGTACACACTGAGACCCAATTGCTAGTGCATGCTTTGCTCTTTCAGGTGTTGTGTAATTGTGTTATTTGTTGATTGAGAGAATCTTTTAGCCATTAAACTAATATTCACAAACAGTCGGTTTTCTCCTTGTTGGTGCAATTTGTCCTAATGATGGTTTTGGTTTTGAATAATGCTCTTTTCAATGCTTCCTCAGTTCTTGTGCATATGATGTTAGTTTCTTTGATCACTATGATTGCTCTGTCATTATAGTAAATACAAAAAAGTTCTTTTTTTCTCTATATTTCATTGGAAATCTAGTTATTTTCTTGTCTAACAATTGGTTCATGTGTCTCTATATCCCCTTAGAATATGTTCCTGATTCATGGTCAAGTTAATTATATATGCACGCATGTAAAGCCCATTTTTCATTTCTTTAGGTGatataaatatatgcatatatgtcaaTCTATATATTCCTGCAGTATTCTTTCCTGCTATGGATGCGTATTAGCAGTTTACTTTCTAGACCCTGTCTGTTGATTGTGCTGTTGGAAATCAGTTGTTGTCTAAGTAGGAGATATGATCTAATTAAATTAATGaatggagagataattaaaggtcTTATGGAATCAACCTTGTAAATCTAGTTGTTTTCTGACAATTGGTTCGTGTTTCTCTATATCCCCTTAGAATATGCTCCTGATTCATGGTCAAGTTAATTATATATGCATGCATGTAAAGCCCTCTTTTCATTTCTTTAGGTGatataaatatatgcatatatgtcaaTCTATATATTCCTGCAGTATTCTTTCCTACTATGGATGCGTATTAGAAGTTTACTTTCCCTGTCTGTTGATTGTGCTGTTGGAAATCAGTTGATGTCAAACTAGGAGAAATGATCTAATTAAATTAATGAATGGAGAGATAATTAATGGGCTTATGGAATCAGCCTAGTAAATACCAGCTCaagctatttttttttattaccaaAAGATAGATTACCTGGTGCCACGACAAGGATACGATTCATATTTTCATTGTCTCTCTGTTTTTTCGTTTGTCAGTTCCAGTCTATCTTTTTCTAGCTGCATCCTAATCCAATTATTTTGCCAGTTCCAGTCTATATGGATTCTGTTGGCTCTTAACTAACATAAGGGACCCTTTAGATCCAGTTTACTAAGTTCTTTTGTTTGAGTTTGCTATGATTTATCATATCTTCTTCTCTCGACTTGGCCTCCAAATTGTTTGACAGGGTACCAGAAGCATAAGGTGATTCTTTTTCCGTCTGTATCTTTACTTTAAAGCTTTGTTAACTTGCAGGTGATTCTTTTTCCGTCATACGCATGTCACAGTCCATCTACCATATATCCTATTTAATATTCATCTTCTTTTCTTATTGCTCTAAATTTGTGATTGGGGATCACTAAAAtttgttttttcctttcttatttagaaatttttagatgagtgATTCTTCAATCCCTTTCAGTTGGGGATTCTACAAACATGTAGATAAGCTCTAGTGAACTATTTTCTAGGTTTTTCTATATTTTGCTAGATTTGTCAGTTCTACTTATTATAAATTTCTAGTTTAAGTACATGGTAATTGCTTTCATACTGTGTCGACACATTtcattctgctttaattgtcttggcATCATATGCTTGCTGCAATGCTATATGCTGAGTTTGAATATAAGAATCTCTCTTTATGTGACGATTTTCAAGCATGCTTAGATGCATCCAGCTTGCTGTAGTTTAATCATCTTCCCTCTTTCATGTGATATTGTTTCTTTCTCTTATAGGTTTTCTTAACGAAACATTATAGAAACAGACGACTAGGTGATGCAGAATTTGTTCTCGACTTTGAAGAAATTTATGTCATTGACTCAAAAACCAAATCCATTACAAGAGCTAAAGTCTTGGTAAGTGATCTTTTTATTAGCTGTTTGTCAATTTTATATGTCATCGCACAATGTCTTTCGATTCTATCCTTTTGCGTTTAGCTACTGATGTTTCGTATATGTTTGTGTCTCTTATTAACAAAATTAGATTTGACATACCACAAGAATAATGTATTCAAATATTAATACCGACCCGAGGTTGGTaaaattttactttttaatttcctACCTAGCCACTAAACTTTTTCTCCTGTTTCCTACCTATCCAGTGACCTGCTTATTTTTTCCTGCTCCATCCACTTGTAACTGGTTCTATCGGCTGCGTCCAACTTGTCAAGCTATTGTGGTTATTATCAAGTACAATGTGagagcttttttttttatgacaactaTTGTGTAATTGAATCCAGAAATCATATACACATCTTCGTAGGAACAGGTTAATAACATTAATAATGGTTATTTATATTTAAGCCTATATGACGATCTAAAGATTGAAATTTAATAGACCAGCATCCTCATTTACATAGACATTCAAAATGTGGGAAGCACAAAAGGCGAATTGGAAAATGTTACTCAAAGATGCAGATTAGTATTAGTATTTAGGTGGCTATTACATTACCAAAAGTTGATGTAAGATTGATGTATTGATCTTTAAGTCACAGGTCATTTTGGCTAGATGCCTTAATGTGGCAGTGGTACTCTTTTTAGGATATTATGTGTTATATGTCATCTCTGCATGTCTCTTTTCACAATATCAATGTTCCCTCAAAAGAATATTCGTCACTTCATGCTCAAGGAACCTTGGCTTATAGAAACATTTAGTTACTTTGATGATGTGTATTTTTGGTGACAGGTTACTGTGACGGGAGGGAGAAACAGAGATAGGAGGAATGATCTTTTGATCATACGTGATGGTGGAAACCTATTCAAAATTATTGATAAGGTACTGTGATCTTTATGATTTGCCTCTGCTAATCTTTTGTGATATTTGCCTAATGCCTGGAACTTATTTTAGAGTGAAAGGGATGATCCAACCACTGTCATAGAGAGAGAAGAGTGGGCAAAGACCAGACAAGAGATGGAGCATCACCTTCGGAAGCTTCGAGACTTCAGTGTTTCAAATTGGTTCTAAGGTTTGGGTCCTAATTCTTCTTTGTGAAGTTGAATGCATGGCTGCATATGCATATGGATTAAGACCTGTACATCAATTGTCTGTTGTAGATTGCGTTATCCAGGTTTAGATTTCAAGTCGAATGTCCATGACAAGGTGGTATGGATGAATTAATTTACGTCCAATATTGTCTTCAACTCAAGTCAGAAATGGGAGGCCCATTATTCTCATTTAGGCAATATACGATAACTAATTAGAAAAGTCTCTCGACTATATTATTGTTGCACTAGATGTAATTACTACGCTCATCTAGTGTCTTTGGCTTGATCATCCTTTTCTTTAATCCTTCTATAATGACCTGAAATGTAATGATATGTCAAAGGAGTCATTCAATTCTTTAAATTAAGTATTATTGAAGTACGTCGTATTGTCAATGAAAGCCTTTAGAATGTCgaatcaagagattatgttttcttAGATGAATCTTTCtactttatttttttgttatgatTCTCAAGAGTTTGATTCTGCCTACTTGTGAAATAATTTATTCTAACTGTCAAGAACTTTTATTGCCTAGAAGTTGAAGGAAAGTGGCATCAATTTCACATTCCACAAAGGCCAAGCACAACTGATTGGGATGGCTCTACTGTAAGCAATCACTAGATTTGAGCATTTCATTAGCATCAGTTGTATCGTTATACGTATTCCATAACATCCTTTTGAAGGGTGGCTATTAGTGGTCCCATTGTAGGATCTTGCATGCGAGGCAACAACCACTGATATATTCGACACTATTTCTATCATTAACTTCAAATAAAATAGGGATGACCTCTTCTGGTTGTAGGCATCGTTAGGGCTGCATAAGTGGTCTCTAGTGTAGTCTATCATTCATGAGATGGTACTAAGGTTGTCACATGCCCTTAGTTACTTCAAGCCCAGGAATAAAAAGCTCTTCCTTGTCCCCATGTTTCTCTTTTGCAGGTGGCACACACAAGGAATCGATCTCTGCCACCCGTTGCAAAGGCGAGGTCAAGCATTGATCAGCACTCTTTGTAAGCTCATCTTGCGTACAAATAAGTTGGGGattaaaagaaaggaaaacatCTCATGAGGCAGGTCAAGCAATGCCTTGTGAAGCCAACAAAAAAATGTTTGCCATCGTAGAACACACTTTCTTTTGCGCCTTCAATTATCAAAGACATCAGTGATTGTCTTTCTaatacattatttatttattttccttttgtCGGTTGCTTTATTCTCGTTGCTTTTGTATTGACTTGACTTGAACATTTTAGGCAATGTATGGCAAACATTATAAAGCTCTACTGAAATGAGACATGATCATGATTATTAAGGCGATGCCAACATATTTTTGGAGACATGGTTAAAGTTTTCCTGCTTAATTCAGTAGCcaaaacaaagagaaaaaaacGAGTCATGTATATAATGATACTAACCTACATCGTCTAGTGGGCAGTTATGATCTTAGAACAATGATACTCCAAACAATAAAAATCGAAAATAGTCCCAAAAAATAGACTGAATTAATGGTGAAgttaaagaagaagaaattaaGAAGACTCGAGCTCAATTCGAGTAAGACTTGAATTAAGAAGACTTTAGTAATTAGGAGTCCCCCACGTGGGATTAAGAGCTAAATTCTAATTGAAAGTCCTCTAGTTAGAAGTCTAAGAGTTTCCTTGCATAGGATTAGAGTTGGACTTCGATCAAGAGTCCTTCTCTAATTATGAGTTTTTTTCCCCCTCTATACCATTTTATAGAGATTAGATCTATTCATCATTTTATAGGGGAGTAATTAGATCTATTCATTATTTTAATCCCTATTATGAATTTTAGCTCTAATTCATAATATGGATTAAAATGATGAATAGATCTAATTAAGTAAATAGAGCTAAAATATGTATATGATCTAAGATAATTAGATTTCATTAATTtctgactctaataccaattgttagaaattATTTGTAATGCGAAAAATAATTATGTCAAGGATTAAAATTTGATATATCTTAGATCATATGTTTATACTTATGTTAAATCAAAATATCTTGATATGTTAAATCGAATTAGCCTCTGTGCCTCTCCCTCTTATAGGAAAGAGGATTAAGTATAGAAAGACAtcagataatatcaaagattggGATGCACATAAATATCGATATTTAAATCTTTGAttagaattaaattattatttttaatacacCTTATTAATGAGGTTATGAGTCATATGGTTAACACCTATCCCAACTTGGTTGATAGCTATACTTTTTTACTTCAAATAGCTACGCAATAAAGTGAGGATTTGATTATACTCCCCCCACAAATCTCTGATTAGATTTTTGTTATGGGATTGGGTAAATCGgttcctatatatttttttatattattttttttataaacaaaaaaTTTGGTGTTCTTAGTTGGAGGATTAAACAAAATCTTGTCTGAATTTaacattttttcctttttccGGTGAGAGAAAGTGGATGGACTTTGTCGAGAGTGATGTCTATTTTTGAGGTTCTTTTTTGGAATCCTTTGcgtcttttgtttccttttacaaAGGAACCTTCTTTTTGGTCCATTTTTTTATGTTGGTTCCATTTGTTCATTGCATATCATCGAGGTCCAAGTAGATCAGTTGGTAGAATATTTACTTTTTCTAATTTTTAGGATTAAAATAGATTTGGTGTTGTTTGAATTGggtctttttttattttacaggTGACGTGGAATAATCGTAGATTCCAATGGTCTTTTTTGGATCCAATAAGAAATTTGATTTCTTAtggaaaaattatttcatatttttgtGTTACAAATTAGAATCATATTTGGAAATCagaaatcttttgaattttctACATCTTTTGATATAAAAGTTTCAGCAGTACATACAAGCTTTTCAGCAACTTCAATCAATTCATATTATACTGTAATATTTCTCTAAAAGATGGTCATCTCTTAAGCGTGCATCATCAACGTGTAATGACGCCGTGTATCATCTTTTCTTCAATGGCTTTTAACGTCCTGTTATCCTGCAATTGCTCAATCGTGCTCTTTTCCTTTTATCTGTTTCCTCTTTTACAATGCTTTCATTTCCATCTCCAGCCCGCGGAAGAAAAGATTTCTTTTTACTGAATCGCTCTATTTTTTTTGGCGTTTCCAAAAAGTATCGTGTCGTCGACAGCAATAGAAGTTCCGATGCTCCCAAAGGAAACAAGTGACTTtgacaagaaaaaaagaaattaaccggagaaaataaatagatagatACAATCCTAATGGGTGAGATAAGCTCTATTCTCTTATTTGTATCTATAGTTTCTTGGGCAAAATGATCAATTCCTAAATATGCACCATTTAATTTACAACGATGCTACCTAAAAATGCACCATCACTTGGGAAATATGCCCCACATCAATTCCTCTTTGGTATGATACATACTTGAAGTTGTTTACGAAAAGGATGCTACCTAAATAATCAAAAGAGCTGTTTACAAAAAGGATCAGCCAGAGAGTGATGACCCCTCCGGATGCTGTTGTTAGAGGAGTTTGAAGCCCCTCTTGACCAGAAGAGAAGTGGACTTAGTCTTTTGACTAAAATATCtaaacggaacccaattagttattatattatatatcttattcaattataaaagggtcacataatctaacattctcccacttggcccgttaattgataagatataaaatactttttaaaaatccttggaatctaattaggtaaaa
The DNA window shown above is from Musa acuminata AAA Group cultivar baxijiao chromosome BXJ2-4, Cavendish_Baxijiao_AAA, whole genome shotgun sequence and carries:
- the LOC103982018 gene encoding PLASTID TRANSCRIPTIONALLY ACTIVE protein 6, chloroplastic-like, with the translated sequence MRTSTLLFLLTPPPPPSLPFFATSTQRLLSTVQLPLLATTRSSPWPNPKHAAITKTARGRRPLTATSAADDDDVEAGAGDDYDMEDDEVEELDNKKDYDVEYDRLLGSPISAPATAAAAGADSSPDDIEMVTSESFVSTQGWGSDTVVDYRINEEEFHKIRLLHCDFFIRKPPDPDHNVYDFREMYVTPPDTDVYSIPKVLAPMPQKYIRCSKTNFGCYNVMEPPIDAPRDPLYKTEREILKVFLTKHYRNRRLGDAEFVLDFEEIYVIDSKTKSITRAKVLVTVTGGRNRDRRNDLLIIRDGGNLFKIIDKSERDDPTTVIEREEWAKTRQEMEHHLRKLRDFSVSNWF